The Streptomyces asoensis DNA window GCGTCGAGGACGGCGGCGACCCCGCGCACGAACGGCTGGGGGTCGGCCGCGATCGTGCGGCCGCCCAGCAGCACGGCGTCGATGTCGAGCAGCCCGGCCAGGTTCGCCGCGCCCTCGCCGAGGACCCGCGCCGCCTCGGCGACGTCCCCCCGGTCGATGGCCGCGAGGCACAGCGCCTCGACACAGCCCCGGTTGCCGCACGGGCAGGGGGGCCCGTCCAGCTGGATGACCTGGTGCCCGAACTCCCCGGCGCCGGTGCGGGTGCCGCGGTGCACGCTCCCGCCGATCACCAGTCCGGCACCGAGGCCGGTACCGAGGTGGAGGCAGGCGAAGGAGCCGCGTTCGCCGCCGACGGCGAGGCCCAGCGCGGCAGCGTTGGTGTCCTTGTCGACGACGACCGGCACGCCGAGCCGCGCGGCCAGCGCGTCGCGCAGCGCGAACCCGTCCCACTCGGGGAAGCCGGTGACCCGGTGCAGCACGCCCCGGACATGGTCGAGGGGCCCGGGCAGCGCCACCCCGGCGCCGAGCAGCGTCGACGCGACCGCGTGGTCCTCGACCACCTCCGTCACCCGCCGCACCACCGCCCCGAGCACCGTCCCGGCCCCCGCGCCCAGCGAGAGCGCCACCCGGCGCTCCGCCACCACGCGTCCGTCGAGGTCGGCCAGCACCACCCTCAGCTCGTCCCGGTCGAGGTGGACGCCGACCGCGTGACCGGCCTCGGGGACCAGCCGCAGGACGGTGCGCGGCTTCCCGCCGGTCGACGCGCGCCGGCCCGCCTCGGCCACCAGGCCCTCCTCGCGCAGCCGGGCGGTGATCTTGCTGACCGCCTGCGGGGTGAGTCCGGTGCGTTCGGCGAGTTCCAGACGGCTGATGCCGTCCGGCCCGGCGGTGCGCAGCAGGTCGAGCACGAGCGCGGCGTTGTGACTGCGCAGGGCGAACAGGTTCACCCCGGCCGGGCGTTCCCCGGGCACCCCCGGGGCGGGGTCCGGCGAGCCGCCGGTGCCTGCCGCCATGCCGGTCTCGGACACCTCGGCGGCGTCCGGGCGAGCTTGCGCGTTCGTCCTGTTCACGAGGCCATTGTCTCCTGCGCTTGCACTTTGGCAACAGCGTTGCGAAAGTGGACGGTATGACTGGACGCACACCTGGTGAGACCGACTCCGACCCCACCGCCGAGACCGGCGCCCGGACCCGCGGCCCGGCGGCCGCCCCGCTGCGCGTGGGCCTGATCGGCTACGGCCTCGCGGGCTCGGTGTTCCACGCCCCGCTGATCGCCGCCACCGAGGGCCTGGTCCTCGACTCGGTGGTCACCTCCGCCCCCGAGCGAGGAGAACAGGCCCGCGCCGAGTTTCCGGACGTGCACGTCGTGGCGACCCCGGACGGCCTCCTGGCCCGGGCCGACGAGCTGGACCTGGTCGTCATCGCGTCCCCGAACAAGACGCACGTC harbors:
- a CDS encoding ROK family transcriptional regulator; translation: MAAGTGGSPDPAPGVPGERPAGVNLFALRSHNAALVLDLLRTAGPDGISRLELAERTGLTPQAVSKITARLREEGLVAEAGRRASTGGKPRTVLRLVPEAGHAVGVHLDRDELRVVLADLDGRVVAERRVALSLGAGAGTVLGAVVRRVTEVVEDHAVASTLLGAGVALPGPLDHVRGVLHRVTGFPEWDGFALRDALAARLGVPVVVDKDTNAAALGLAVGGERGSFACLHLGTGLGAGLVIGGSVHRGTRTGAGEFGHQVIQLDGPPCPCGNRGCVEALCLAAIDRGDVAEAARVLGEGAANLAGLLDIDAVLLGGRTIAADPQPFVRGVAAVLDARARREGSREGAVPVRLAPGGPRAVARGAAQLLLAPVFGRGDG